The nucleotide sequence TGGAGTCATAAGTGTTTGCAGAGGAGCCTTGACCAACGACCACACCTAAGCGTGTTTTCTGACGAAAAGGAACCCATACCCGAGCCCCAATACAAGGTGAACAGTCAGTTGCTAGATAATCGAAATAATCCCGATTGGTGTGCGGGATACAAACCTTGTAGATTGTTGCTGTCATCTAGCTGCGCTGCCACTCGTGACTCGCTGATTGTCCGGGAGCTGAAAAAACTTTAACCACGATTTTTTCTATGCGATGGCGATCCAATTCGGTCTTGTCTTTTATTAATTCCTCAACGAACCAACGTGATAGCTCTTCTACTGTAATATTGGTCAGTGGCATAAGGGTAACATCTTCTTTTAAAAACGGTATTCTCTTGTGGTTAAAAGTAAAATAGTAATGTTCGTTATCTTCTGAGAATTGCAAGAAAGGTGAAAATTGTGGCATTAAGAAGGTTTGATTTAAATGATGACATAATTTATAAATGCGCTCTTTGTAATAGCGGTAGTCAAAGGTCATCCCATTTTCTTCTACCCAAGTGGTTAAAGCGAGATAAACCGTATACATATGACCATGCAGGGGTTCACGCTCGGTTGCGGAAAAAATGGTGGTATGTCCTGCTGAGAATTTCATCGATTCTTTTTGTAGCTCAACAGTGGTCAAATATTTTTTCATGATCATAAACTCGCTCGTTTATCGTGCAATTGAAAACCGGTTAAAGCCAATTCCATGTTTTTAGTCAAGGCAATGACTTTGAATAGTTCGCCCATTTCACTGGGTTGAAGTAACTGTTTAACTGCTTGTTGGGCCCTTATCCGATTACGGTCTTCAGCCAGTTCATTCAGTAAGCTTAACAAACCGTTGGCAAGCAAAAAAGAGGCTTGATTCGTATAACCGGCAATGTGAAAGCCCGCTGCATGAGCTGCTTCGGCAATATGAGTAAAATCGACATGGGCAGTGATATCTTGCTCACCGACATGAATCAGTGGATTGCTGTGCGCGTGATGGCGATAATGGCACATTAATGTGCCACTGCTACGCTCAGGATGATAATATTCATGGCGTGGGAAGCCATAATCCAGCAAAAAAACAGCGCCTTGAGTCAGCATGGCGTAACATTGTTGTATCCAATCATCAATGAATAAATTTGCTTCTGACTGATAGGGTTTATTTTCGGGGGGTAAAATAGTCGCTACATGAGCAAGCAATCGCTTATCTGTGCAGGGCTTGAAAATTTCTGTTAGTTCCTGTTGCGCATCCAGGGTGATAAAACTTTCCAATATACCCTCGTTTGTTTTTAAAAAACGATGAACAGGCATTGCATCAAGTACTTCATTAGCGATGACCACTCCATTGAAAGCTTGTTCAGGCCAGCGATTGAGCCATGTTACCCTTTCAAGCAAATGAGGGATTTCCTGTCGTATTAATTCCTCTTGTCTTTGGCGTAAATGACTACTGACTTCCATAATATGGTAAGCCTGGGGCAAACATTGATCACGTTCAAGTTGCTTTAAGAGATCAACACAGAGGCGGCCAGAGCCAGCACCAAATTCAAAAAGAAGAGGGTTAGCCATTATTGACAGGAGTTGCTTACATTGTTTGGCTAATGTTTGGCCAAACAAGGGGGTTAATTCTGGTGCGGTAACGAAGTCGCCATGAGCCCCAAATTTTTGCAATCCCGCGCTATAATAGCCAAAATCAGGTGCGTATAGCGCTTGCTGCATAAATTCAACAAAGGGGATATCCCCTTGTTGTATAATCTGACTGCGAATAGATGTGAGTAGGCTCATAATTGCTTAAAAATTATAAAAGTGGGGAACATACCTTGAATCAGGCCAACAAACAAGCCGCTAAAGTGGCTTTGGTAACTGGTGCGGCACGGCGCATAGGTGCTGCAATTGTCAGAGAACTGCATCAGGCTGGTTTTAAGGTTGTTATCCATTGTAATCGTTCGCTGACTGCCGCGGAAGCGTTGGCACAGGATTTAAATCAGCAACGCTCTGGTAGCGCTTATGTTTTACAAAAAGAATTGACAGATGCCAATGCAACAAACGAGTTGATCGCTTCAGTATTGGTCTGGGCCGGACGTGTCGATTTATTGGTAAATAATGCCTCATTATTTATACGTAGTGATTGTACTATCTTCGATGAAACCGGCTGGGATAGGTTGTTTGCGGTTAATGTTAAAGTCCCTTTCTTGTTATCTCTTGCTGCTCGACCTCATCTTGCAGATCAAGAAGGATGCATCGTGAATATTACAGATATCCACACAGATAAACCGCTTAAAGGGTATGCTATTTATTGCCAAAGTAAAGCGGCCTTGCTAATGCAGACCAAAGCCTTGGCTCGCGAGTTTGCTCCTCAAGTACGCGTCAACGCAATTGCACCTGGTGCCATAGCCTGGCCTGAAGATAACAACATGTTAAGTATGGAAACACAGCAACAAATTATCGCTAAGACACCTTTAAAGCGTCATGGAGCGCCTGAATATATTGCGCAAATGGTGCTCGCTCTTGCGACTAATTCTTTTATTACAGGGCAAGTCGTTAATGTGGATGGTGGACGCAGCATTTCCTAAAGCAGCAGTTTTTTTAACTCCCTTTCGATATCCTCAAGTTGTTCAAGTTTGTAAAAAATTTGCAATTCTGTTGGACTCAGTTGTGCTCTGAAATAATAGCGTAATAACGATCGGCTTTGTAACACCGCTTTATAGTCATTTTCCAATTTTGCCAGGTTATGCAAGTGTTGTATAAAAAGAGATTTTATTGTGTCAGGATCAGGATGATTTTCTGTCTTATCAAGGAGATTTTTGTAGAGCCAAGGCTTGCCAGTTCCCGCGCGGGCTATCATATAGGCGTCACAACCACTATTAATCAATGCTTTTGTTAGACTCGCTTTATCACTGATATCGCCATTAGCGATGACGGGAATAGAAACAGCCCTTTTAATTGCGGCAATTTGGGCAAAATTACAGTCAATATTATAGTCATCATTCCAACGTCTGCCGTGGACAATAAGCGCATCAGCCCCGGCTTGCTCTATCGCTTTGGCCAGATCAACATCATTACCATTCCCTTGGATGCGAAGTTTGACTGTTAGGGGAAGCGTAATCATTTTACGAACACTGTTAACTATCTTGAGCAATTGCCGCGGTTCACTGAGTAAGGCGCTACCGGCTCCCTTTTTGCGAATTTTGGTTTTCGGACAACCACAATTAATATCGATTAAATCAGCACCGATGCTCGCGAGGTAAGCGCTTGCTGTGGCCATCATTTCTGGATCATTACCTGCTATTTGGTAGCTGAGCGTTTTTTCTAACGATGAGCGGTAAAGATAGCGTGAATTCAATGAATGCTTATGAAGGACATCATGCGCAGAAATCATTTCGGTTGTGCAGTAGGCAGGGGGCGTAAATTGATAAAATAATTCACGGAAAGGAGCACAACTGAAACCAGCCAAAGGTCCTTGAATTAAACGATTAGGCAAGTGAAGAGAGCCAATACTAAGAGGGCTATTGAGAAAAGAGTGCATCATAATAAGGAGAAAATCTATTAAAGACTACTCACAGTCCGCTACAATTGCTTCTATTATACACAGCCTGTACCGCCAGAAAAATAATTATGCAACAAGAGAACTAACAAGATAGGTTATGCAAGCGATCTATTGGGCAGGTCTCGCAAAATTAGAAGATGCGAATTAGTAAAGAGCCGGTTATAATCCTCTAATTTTTAGGTGTTTTATGGATAAACGATTTTTTTCACCTTTAGAGTTAATGCGGATAGCTACGGAGCATGCTTACTGCGCCGAGTATTTATTACCTGGTAATGCCAAAGTGACCATGTATGGAGATTCCAATTGCGATACGTTAGCGGCAATTACCACACTCATGTATGCGGCTTTTGAATTAACATTCAAAGCATACCTCCTCCATGAACATAAAAAAAATAACCAGCACAAAAACTTAATGGAATTACTGGAATCAGGTCTTGAACTGGAATTATCTCATGAAGATAGGAAACTGTTGAAATATTTAGCACGCCACCAAGCCTTTCGTAAAGGGGTCGATTATGAGCTCTGGGAAGATCGGCAGGATTTGCATGGTTTCTGCGTTGAAATTATTGAGCTTTATGAACGTGTACAACAGTTAATGCCCATAGAATTACAAAGTGAATACCAATCGGTTTAGGAGAAGGCATAAAAATCCTCACAGGCTATATAGTAAGATTTTTTATTGCCCATAATGAAAAGTTCTGCCTAAGAGTCGCTTAGGTCTATTAGGGAAATTAAAGCATGATAAGTGCAAAGCCGATGGAGCAATTATTGGCAGAAGATCAAGCTCTATTAAGACTTAATAAAATTACCAGAATAATTTGTGAAACGACTAATCCGGACGCTTGTAATATCCAATGGAATGAAGCGGAGAAAGATCTCGGGTTTAATTTTGTCCTGCATATGAACGAGTATTCACCGGCTACGGTTCATCATGAGCTATTCCCCATTATTCCTTTCATCCTTGGATTGCCCAATCCGCCTAAAGCTGTTCAGGGCAAAAACAATTTTACTGTAAAGGTAGATACAGTAAATACAGTAGCTGGGGTTTTAAATCGATTGGTGCAACATGAAGTTGAAGCAGTATTAGTCGGTGAGCAAAATTTCTCTTACTTTACTAAATATGGGTTGCCACATCCGAAAACTGGTCGTGGAGCGATGGAAAGGGTTCTATCGAAAGCTAAACGTCTCTTCCATGAACGCACAATGCGGCCTTATGGTATAAAGCTTACTATCAAGGAAAATAATCAGGTAGAAATAATAGTTGATGCGCCTGGCGAGCCAATGATGATTGCAAAGACTCTTTGCTCTATTTGGGGCTTTCCTGTAAATGATGTAGTCGTCAAAGAACGGTCGCTGCTATTTGCTTCTGCTGATGCGATTTTAGACAGCATGGCAGTGAATCGAATTAATTACCAATCGGTGCTCGTTTTAAATAAGCAGGGTGAGCTTGCAATTACAGAATGTACTAGTTCTCTGGGTGAGATACTTGGTACAAGAGAGCATTGCCTGGAGCCTTATTATCCAGAGCTTGATGCACTGGGGCCTGGATTAAGGAAAATGTTTGGTTTAGAGCTAAGGGATCCGCGCCGTTTATACGAACATAGTACAATAATAGCTCACGAAAATAATTGGGCTTTATTTCTGGTTGAAGCGGATGTTTGGGTGGCCGCTTCTGCCCCAACGCTTGTTGAATCGCCTATACCTGAAGCAGAGCGATTTGTTTCCTTAAGCAAGATAAAAGAAAAAGGGATTTTTGGGCAGAGTGCTCCATTGATCCAACATTATCTTTATTTTGAAGCGAATCGTATTGAGAGAGCATTGCAAGCAAATGAGGGGTTGGAAGGAACAATGGTTACCATTGATAGTAGCTTTCAATCCAATCCTGACAACATTAAGAGAAGCCAAGCAGGAGATAATTTTGGCAAAATTTATATAAAAAATAGTGACGGAAGGATTAACCTTATTTATGAGGCGTTTAAACTCAGCCTTCC is from Legionella donaldsonii and encodes:
- a CDS encoding 6-pyruvoyl trahydropterin synthase family protein yields the protein MKKYLTTVELQKESMKFSAGHTTIFSATEREPLHGHMYTVYLALTTWVEENGMTFDYRYYKERIYKLCHHLNQTFLMPQFSPFLQFSEDNEHYYFTFNHKRIPFLKEDVTLMPLTNITVEELSRWFVEELIKDKTELDRHRIEKIVVKVFSAPGQSASHEWQRS
- a CDS encoding class I SAM-dependent methyltransferase, translating into MSLLTSIRSQIIQQGDIPFVEFMQQALYAPDFGYYSAGLQKFGAHGDFVTAPELTPLFGQTLAKQCKQLLSIMANPLLFEFGAGSGRLCVDLLKQLERDQCLPQAYHIMEVSSHLRQRQEELIRQEIPHLLERVTWLNRWPEQAFNGVVIANEVLDAMPVHRFLKTNEGILESFITLDAQQELTEIFKPCTDKRLLAHVATILPPENKPYQSEANLFIDDWIQQCYAMLTQGAVFLLDYGFPRHEYYHPERSSGTLMCHYRHHAHSNPLIHVGEQDITAHVDFTHIAEAAHAAGFHIAGYTNQASFLLANGLLSLLNELAEDRNRIRAQQAVKQLLQPSEMGELFKVIALTKNMELALTGFQLHDKRASL
- a CDS encoding pteridine reductase, which encodes MNQANKQAAKVALVTGAARRIGAAIVRELHQAGFKVVIHCNRSLTAAEALAQDLNQQRSGSAYVLQKELTDANATNELIASVLVWAGRVDLLVNNASLFIRSDCTIFDETGWDRLFAVNVKVPFLLSLAARPHLADQEGCIVNITDIHTDKPLKGYAIYCQSKAALLMQTKALAREFAPQVRVNAIAPGAIAWPEDNNMLSMETQQQIIAKTPLKRHGAPEYIAQMVLALATNSFITGQVVNVDGGRSIS
- a CDS encoding tRNA dihydrouridine synthase yields the protein MHSFLNSPLSIGSLHLPNRLIQGPLAGFSCAPFRELFYQFTPPAYCTTEMISAHDVLHKHSLNSRYLYRSSLEKTLSYQIAGNDPEMMATASAYLASIGADLIDINCGCPKTKIRKKGAGSALLSEPRQLLKIVNSVRKMITLPLTVKLRIQGNGNDVDLAKAIEQAGADALIVHGRRWNDDYNIDCNFAQIAAIKRAVSIPVIANGDISDKASLTKALINSGCDAYMIARAGTGKPWLYKNLLDKTENHPDPDTIKSLFIQHLHNLAKLENDYKAVLQSRSLLRYYFRAQLSPTELQIFYKLEQLEDIERELKKLLL
- a CDS encoding TMEM198/TM7SF3 family protein, which translates into the protein MISAKPMEQLLAEDQALLRLNKITRIICETTNPDACNIQWNEAEKDLGFNFVLHMNEYSPATVHHELFPIIPFILGLPNPPKAVQGKNNFTVKVDTVNTVAGVLNRLVQHEVEAVLVGEQNFSYFTKYGLPHPKTGRGAMERVLSKAKRLFHERTMRPYGIKLTIKENNQVEIIVDAPGEPMMIAKTLCSIWGFPVNDVVVKERSLLFASADAILDSMAVNRINYQSVLVLNKQGELAITECTSSLGEILGTREHCLEPYYPELDALGPGLRKMFGLELRDPRRLYEHSTIIAHENNWALFLVEADVWVAASAPTLVESPIPEAERFVSLSKIKEKGIFGQSAPLIQHYLYFEANRIERALQANEGLEGTMVTIDSSFQSNPDNIKRSQAGDNFGKIYIKNSDGRINLIYEAFKLSLPPTIYPNCQIELVVADDTVVLSNINPALVFHIVEIQTKMHFCFKHIEDALPASWIADHINTLMSALDKEPITIRLPIIDKTQAILTSCQQLIAQLPNFSGNEKQQLLKCFIAEVQAYEQSILALSPTQKTLLIAFTLVGTLLGVSLGSMFGLLGGFCLSSGANSAIPGLGMVAANYTGGGIGAALATLKGAGLTVMISTAASSFLVGIVSGTGTFLVGRLGFFSPSQSQLLVKTFSQKLQDDIKKDKLLQDSSGGEVAPVKIGGSAVP